A stretch of the Flavobacterium sp. 5 genome encodes the following:
- a CDS encoding trans-aconitate 2-methyltransferase, whose amino-acid sequence MGNYKETFKTWNKIASLYEDKFMNLDLYDKTYDFISDSIPKENAEILEIGCGPGNIAKYLLSKRPDFNIHGIDIAPNMIELAKKNNPTARFSVMDIRHISELTTKYDGIVCGFCLPYLSHNDSEKLIHDTSELLNDNGLLYISFVEGDPDKSDFQTSSSGDRSYFYFYELDQLKKQLLENSFEDLKVFEVKYKRSESIEETHTILTAKKKIVI is encoded by the coding sequence ATGGGCAACTATAAAGAAACATTTAAAACTTGGAACAAAATCGCTTCCCTATACGAAGACAAGTTCATGAACTTGGACTTATATGACAAGACCTATGACTTTATATCTGACTCAATCCCCAAAGAAAATGCTGAAATATTAGAAATTGGTTGTGGTCCAGGGAATATTGCAAAATATCTTTTATCCAAGCGACCTGACTTTAACATTCACGGAATTGACATTGCGCCAAACATGATTGAACTAGCAAAAAAGAACAATCCAACTGCACGTTTCAGTGTGATGGACATTCGACATATAAGTGAGCTAACAACAAAATATGACGGAATAGTTTGTGGTTTTTGCTTACCTTATTTATCACACAACGATAGTGAAAAATTAATTCATGACACCTCTGAATTACTAAATGACAATGGGCTTTTATACATCAGTTTTGTTGAGGGCGATCCTGATAAATCAGACTTTCAAACGAGCAGTAGTGGCGATAGAAGCTATTTCTATTTCTACGAATTAGACCAATTAAAAAAACAACTCCTGGAGAATTCATTTGAAGATTTAAAAGTATTTGAAGTGAAATACAAAAGATCCGAATCTATTGAAGAAACACATACCATATTAACCGCAAAGAAAAAAATAGTAATTTAG